The proteins below come from a single Microbacterium sp. SLBN-154 genomic window:
- a CDS encoding phosphotransferase — protein sequence MPSADDLGAWVAQQRWYAGKSHEPRFRLLDTQSTPHATRYLLMDDAGARPVLYHVPVSSVPTAPDTPALIARTGEGCEIDATQHPPFATATLEAMGVDVSRVTGSRVLTGEQSNTSIVFDEDGQPTIILKLFRTLHDGENPDVTVQRALSAAGSPFVPKFLGSVDAEWPDSGMIEGVARGTLGFAQEFLPGVRDGWAIALEAAREGRDFTDAARDLGTAVAGVHGALGDALGTADGGPEAVLAAGVTWRRRLSIAVNEVPAVADRAEAIEAVYDAALARPWPRLQRIHGDLHLGQVLAVPGAGWRIVDFEGEPLRPMHERAVPDLPLRDVAGMLRSFDYAGAVGGAADAAGWAAACRAAFVEAYAGADGSVGLDPVILRALVLDKAVYESIYEARNRPTWLPVPLAGIDAALAG from the coding sequence GTGCCTTCTGCAGACGATCTCGGCGCCTGGGTGGCGCAGCAACGCTGGTACGCGGGGAAAAGCCACGAGCCCCGCTTCCGGCTCCTCGACACCCAGTCGACGCCTCACGCGACCCGGTACCTGCTGATGGATGACGCCGGCGCTCGACCGGTGCTCTACCACGTGCCCGTCTCGAGCGTGCCGACGGCCCCCGACACCCCCGCGCTCATCGCGCGGACAGGCGAGGGCTGCGAGATCGATGCGACGCAGCATCCGCCGTTCGCGACCGCGACCCTTGAAGCCATGGGGGTCGACGTCAGCCGCGTGACCGGCAGCCGTGTGCTCACCGGTGAGCAGTCGAACACCTCGATCGTCTTCGATGAGGACGGTCAGCCCACCATCATCCTGAAGCTGTTCCGCACCCTGCACGACGGGGAGAATCCGGATGTCACGGTGCAGCGCGCCCTGAGCGCCGCCGGGTCGCCCTTCGTTCCGAAGTTCCTCGGCAGCGTCGACGCCGAGTGGCCCGACAGCGGAATGATCGAGGGGGTCGCCCGCGGAACGCTCGGTTTCGCGCAGGAGTTCCTCCCGGGCGTCCGCGACGGGTGGGCCATCGCGCTCGAAGCGGCGCGTGAAGGGCGCGACTTCACCGACGCCGCGCGCGATCTGGGCACAGCCGTCGCTGGAGTGCACGGAGCGCTTGGCGACGCTCTCGGCACTGCCGACGGCGGTCCGGAAGCGGTTCTGGCAGCCGGCGTCACGTGGCGCCGCCGTCTGTCGATTGCCGTGAACGAGGTGCCCGCCGTCGCTGACCGCGCCGAAGCGATCGAGGCGGTCTACGACGCCGCGCTCGCCCGCCCCTGGCCGAGGCTGCAGCGGATCCACGGCGATCTGCACCTGGGCCAGGTGCTTGCCGTCCCCGGCGCCGGGTGGCGCATCGTCGACTTCGAGGGCGAGCCCCTGCGGCCCATGCACGAGCGCGCCGTGCCCGACCTGCCCTTGCGCGACGTCGCGGGCATGCTCCGTTCCTTCGATTACGCGGGCGCGGTCGGCGGAGCAGCGGATGCTGCGGGGTGGGCCGCTGCCTGCCGCGCCGCCTTCGTCGAGGCCTATGCCGGCGCGGACGGATCGGTGGGCCTGGACCCGGTGATCCTGCGTGCGCTCGTCCTCGACAAGGCCGTGTACGAATCCATCTACGAGGCGCGCAACCGCCCCACCTGGCTGCCGGTGCCGCTGGCCGGCATCGACGCCGCGCTCGCGGGCTGA
- the treS gene encoding maltose alpha-D-glucosyltransferase: protein MARDEYRPEELYTGPIDLPLLQELNDDTSDPETPEISYDEQRYPARPRRLRPRDHLRGGGRVRRVTTDPRTANGTNPSYVEWLVRQSMLKDADVLARQLSGQPSMWRNPYARPDARRAIATSDVWFTAYPISLITRPGQSFLAALGDDALWSAFERVGITAIHTGPVKRAGGIAGWLETPSVDGHFDRISTAIDSAFGTEDEFRALCDTADTHGGSIIDDIVPGHTGKGADFRLAEMGFKDYPGIYHMVEILEEDWALLPDVPGDVDSVNLDPATEHELAERGYIIGALQRVIFYTPGVKETNWSATAPVLGPDGVTRRWVYLHYFKQGQPSINWLDPTFAGMRLVIGDALHSLGELGTSALRLDANGFLGVEKSTEGLPAWSEGHPLSHAANHIIAGMVRKVGGFTFQELNLTIEDIRDTGAVGADLSYDFIGRPGYHHALATGRTDFLRLALTSSLELGVQPVQLVHGLQNHDELTYELVHWATRHADEEYRFRGREVSGSELAEIVRAELTESLTGTADFNRVFTQNGIACTTTSLIAAARGATRLDDITDADIPAIRDAHLLLCAYNAWQPGVFALSGWDLVGMLTVPAAQVADLISSGDTRWIERGAHDLLDVDPQATRSAAGMPRGRSLYGSLPAQFTDEESFASRLSQIIELRRRHGIATATQVDVPEVAHHGMLVLVHRLDDGAHDPDAPLQVTVLNFAGEPVEGTVRSKQLVRRSEVRDAASGEVIGHVDDLQSFTVSLPAYGAVFLLLEPGEPDEDEGLIG from the coding sequence TACACCGGCCCTATCGACCTCCCCCTCCTCCAAGAACTCAACGACGACACCTCCGATCCCGAGACCCCCGAGATCAGCTACGACGAGCAGCGGTACCCCGCCCGTCCGCGCCGGCTGCGGCCCCGCGACCACCTGCGCGGCGGCGGCCGCGTGCGCCGGGTCACGACCGACCCCCGCACGGCGAACGGCACGAACCCGTCGTACGTCGAGTGGCTGGTGCGCCAGTCGATGCTGAAGGATGCCGACGTGCTGGCCCGGCAGCTGTCGGGGCAGCCGTCGATGTGGCGTAATCCCTACGCCCGCCCCGATGCGCGCCGCGCCATCGCGACCAGCGATGTGTGGTTCACCGCCTATCCGATCTCGCTCATCACGCGGCCCGGCCAGTCGTTCCTCGCCGCTCTCGGCGACGACGCCCTGTGGTCGGCGTTCGAACGGGTGGGTATCACCGCCATTCACACCGGTCCGGTCAAGCGCGCCGGGGGCATCGCCGGGTGGCTCGAGACCCCGAGCGTCGACGGCCACTTCGACCGCATCAGCACGGCGATCGACTCGGCATTCGGCACCGAGGACGAGTTCCGCGCGCTCTGCGACACCGCCGACACCCACGGCGGCAGCATCATCGACGACATCGTGCCCGGTCACACCGGGAAGGGCGCCGACTTCCGCCTCGCCGAGATGGGGTTCAAGGACTACCCCGGCATCTACCACATGGTCGAGATCCTCGAGGAGGACTGGGCGCTCCTCCCCGACGTCCCGGGCGACGTCGACAGCGTCAACCTCGACCCCGCGACCGAGCACGAGCTCGCCGAGCGCGGCTACATCATCGGTGCGCTGCAGCGCGTCATCTTCTACACCCCGGGGGTGAAGGAGACCAACTGGAGCGCGACGGCGCCGGTGCTCGGGCCGGACGGCGTCACCCGCCGCTGGGTGTACCTGCACTACTTCAAGCAGGGCCAGCCCTCGATCAACTGGCTCGACCCGACCTTCGCGGGCATGCGCCTCGTGATCGGCGACGCCCTGCACTCGCTCGGCGAGCTCGGCACGAGCGCCCTGCGCCTGGACGCCAACGGCTTCCTCGGCGTGGAGAAGAGCACCGAGGGACTCCCCGCCTGGTCGGAGGGTCACCCCCTCTCGCACGCGGCGAATCACATCATCGCCGGCATGGTGCGCAAAGTCGGCGGGTTCACCTTCCAAGAGCTGAACCTCACCATCGAAGACATCCGCGACACCGGCGCGGTGGGCGCCGACCTCTCCTACGACTTCATCGGACGCCCGGGCTACCACCACGCCCTGGCGACGGGGCGCACCGACTTCCTGCGCCTCGCCCTCACGTCTTCCCTCGAGCTCGGGGTGCAGCCGGTGCAGCTGGTGCACGGCCTGCAGAACCACGATGAGCTCACCTACGAGCTCGTCCACTGGGCCACCCGGCACGCCGATGAGGAGTATCGGTTCCGCGGGCGGGAGGTGAGCGGCAGCGAGCTCGCCGAGATTGTCCGCGCCGAGCTCACCGAGAGCCTCACCGGCACCGCCGACTTCAACCGCGTCTTCACCCAGAACGGCATCGCCTGCACGACGACCTCGCTCATCGCCGCCGCCCGCGGCGCGACGCGGCTCGATGACATCACCGACGCCGACATCCCCGCGATCCGCGACGCCCACCTGCTGCTGTGCGCCTACAACGCCTGGCAGCCCGGGGTCTTCGCCCTCTCGGGCTGGGACCTCGTCGGCATGCTGACGGTCCCGGCCGCCCAGGTCGCCGACCTCATCTCCTCCGGCGACACGCGCTGGATCGAGCGGGGCGCGCACGACCTCCTCGACGTCGATCCGCAGGCGACCCGCTCCGCGGCCGGTATGCCCCGCGGTCGCTCGCTGTACGGATCGCTCCCGGCGCAGTTCACCGACGAGGAGTCCTTCGCCTCGCGGCTGTCGCAGATCATCGAGCTGCGTCGCCGGCACGGCATCGCCACCGCGACGCAGGTCGATGTACCCGAGGTCGCCCACCACGGGATGCTCGTGCTCGTGCACCGTCTCGACGACGGCGCGCATGACCCCGATGCGCCGCTGCAGGTGACGGTGCTGAACTTCGCCGGTGAACCGGTCGAGGGAACAGTGCGCTCCAAGCAGCTCGTGCGGCGGTCGGAGGTGCGCGACGCCGCGAGCGGCGAGGTGATCGGCCACGTCGACGACCTGCAGAGCTTCACCGTGTCGCTGCCCGCCTACGGCGCGGTGTTCCTCCTCCTCGAGCCCGGTGAGCCCGACGAGGACGAGGGCCTGATCGGATGA